The Amaranthus tricolor cultivar Red isolate AtriRed21 chromosome 6, ASM2621246v1, whole genome shotgun sequence genome has a segment encoding these proteins:
- the LOC130814607 gene encoding protein FAR-RED ELONGATED HYPOCOTYL 3-like, whose protein sequence is MEGRTLLQYCLYMATELNYVVWTDLDNEGGLSKLLVANPTSIQMIRMWPYVVLIDTTYITNKQKWPLYEVIGMTPTNHNFLNAFCLMRDEVAVSYSWALQGLRDIFGTAHTRSVIVTDRDEGLSAAIREVFPDVRHLLRIWHIANNVENMVDKLCGGKRNQQE, encoded by the exons atggagggtaggactctcCTTCAatactgtctttatatggccacagaacttaattacgtggtctggacagacttggataatgAAGGGGGATTGAGCaaattattagttgcaaatcctacctctatccaaatgatacgtatgtggccgtatgttgtgttgatagatacaacgtacataacaaacaaacaaaagtggccactatatgaagtaatcggaatgacgccaaccaatcacaacttcttgaatgcgttctgtttgatgcgagatgaggtggctgtgtcatattcgtgggcgttgcagggattgagagatatttttggcacagcTCATACTCGtagcgtcattgtaactgaTCGAGatgaaggtttatctgcagctattcgtgaagtcttcccag atgtgcggcatttgttacgcatttggcatattgcaaataacgttgagaacatggtggacaagttgtgtggcgggaaaagaaatcaacaagagtag